The window TCGGTTGGCAAAATTCTCTGGTGGACAGCCTGACTTTTGACGTGGCCCTTCACGCCGGAACGCTCGTGGCCATTCTATGGTATTTCTGGAAGGATTGGGTGGACCTAACCCGGGGATTTCTCAGCATCGTCACGCGGCGCAGAGTAGATAATTTTCAGGAGAAGTTGATCATCTACCTTATCCTTTCTACCATCCCGGCAGCCATCGCTGGTTTTTTATTGCAGGATATGATCGAGACCAGCTTTCGTAACCCCGGCTTAATCGTTCTCCCTTTGACGGTCGTGAGTTTTTTAATGATCTACGCTGAAAAGCGCGCGCAACGCGCTCATCCTTTGGATAAAATAACCCTGAAAGACTCCTTGATTATCGGTTTTGCCCAGGCTCTGGCCCTGCTTCCCGGAGTTTCCCGGTCAGGTATCACCATCACCGCAGGCCTTTTTCGGGGTTACCAAAGAGAAGCGGCGACGCGTTTCTCCTTTCTTCTCTCCACCCCGGCCATCGCCGGAGCTGCTTTCCTCCAGCTTCGGCATCTATTCTCTCCAGGAATGGTTACCGATTGGCCGGTTTTTTCCATCGGCTTTATCTCTTCGGGAATCGTGGGCTACCTCGCCATCGCTTTTCTCATGCAATATTT is drawn from Deltaproteobacteria bacterium and contains these coding sequences:
- a CDS encoding undecaprenyl-diphosphate phosphatase; translated protein: GWQNSLVDSLTFDVALHAGTLVAILWYFWKDWVDLTRGFLSIVTRRRVDNFQEKLIIYLILSTIPAAIAGFLLQDMIETSFRNPGLIVLPLTVVSFLMIYAEKRAQRAHPLDKITLKDSLIIGFAQALALLPGVSRSGITITAGLFRGYQREAATRFSFLLSTPAIAGAAFLQLRHLFSPGMVTDWPVFSIGFISSGIVGYLAIAFLMQYLRRHTLNLFAGYRLVLAAAVIFWIYWKG